A window of Aquipuribacter sp. SD81 contains these coding sequences:
- a CDS encoding PIG-L deacetylase family protein — MPRPDSEIERALVVGAHPDDIDFGCAGTVATWVDAGVEVTYLLVTRGDQGGFDDTPREEMAPLREREQRAAAKVVGVSDVRFLDGYADGWVEPTRELERDIARVIRQVRPQRMIVQSPERNYERLPASHSDHLATGEAAIRAIYPTARNPFAWPELLADEGLEPWVVNEVFIMAHPGADHAVDVTDTFDRKIAALQEHRSQTTHMGEGLQTMVREWLTRNAGVAGLPQGRLAELYLVTELA, encoded by the coding sequence GTGCCGAGACCGGACTCCGAGATCGAGCGCGCCCTCGTCGTGGGCGCGCACCCCGACGACATCGACTTCGGCTGCGCGGGGACCGTCGCCACCTGGGTCGACGCGGGCGTCGAGGTGACGTACCTGCTCGTGACGCGTGGCGACCAGGGCGGCTTCGACGACACCCCGCGGGAGGAGATGGCCCCGCTGCGCGAGCGCGAGCAGCGCGCGGCGGCGAAGGTCGTCGGCGTGTCCGACGTGCGCTTCCTCGACGGGTACGCCGACGGCTGGGTCGAGCCGACCCGCGAGCTCGAGCGGGACATCGCCCGGGTGATCCGCCAGGTGAGGCCCCAGCGGATGATCGTGCAGTCGCCGGAGCGCAACTACGAGCGCCTGCCGGCCTCGCACTCCGACCACCTGGCGACCGGCGAGGCGGCGATCCGCGCGATCTACCCGACGGCCCGCAACCCGTTCGCGTGGCCGGAGCTGCTCGCCGACGAGGGCCTGGAGCCGTGGGTGGTGAACGAGGTCTTCATCATGGCGCACCCCGGCGCCGACCACGCCGTCGACGTCACCGACACCTTCGACCGCAAGATCGCGGCGCTGCAGGAGCACCGCAGCCAGACCACGCACATGGGTGAGGGGCTGCAGACGATGGTCCGGGAGTGGCTGACCCGCAACGCCGGCGTCGCGGGGCTGCCGCAGGGCCGGCTCGCCGAGCTGTACCTCGTCACCGAGCTCGCGTAG
- the pcrA gene encoding DNA helicase PcrA, whose protein sequence is MSTLFDPVADLPQVPVLGTVRQRHPSGAAPRPDVDDLLAQLNPAQREAVTHTGSPLLVVAGAGSGKTRVLTYRIAHLLAARGVRPGEVLAITFTNKAAAEMRERVEALVGPRAERMWVSTFHSASVRILRFEAKRLGLRSSFSIYDAADTQRLVGITVRDLDLDPKRYPARALAARMSNLKNELVDPDAYAAKVADGTADELVLLDVYRGYTRRLQQANALDFDDLIMRTVELFQTFPEVAEHYRRRFRHVLVDEYQDTNHAQYTLVRELVGGYDKELPGTDREAEHHPTPPTGSAPPVGPSELTVVGDADQSIYAFRGATIRNIEEFEADYPDAHVVLLEQNYRSTQTVLDAANAVIARNPNRKDKRLFTDAGAGEKIVGYVADSEHDEAAFVVEEIDRLRDEHGLSYGDVAVFYRTNNQSRAVEEVLVRTGVPYVVVGGTRFYERREVKDALAYLRALSNPDDSVNLRRVLNVPKRGIGDRAEALVAGFAESQGLSFGAALDRLDDVPGLAARSYNAVAGFVALMAELRALVAEGAAVATVLQAALDRTGYLTELRTSRDPQDEGRLDNLSELVGVAEEYDAGNPDGTLAEFLERTSLVADSDDIPDAPEAADERDRGSVTLMTLHTAKGLEFPVVFLTGMEDGTFPHMRSLDDPLGIAEERRLAYVGITRARQRLYLSRAGVRSAWGQPQYLPASRFLEEVPKALVEWRRTQSAVDTAGTGWGGRGSGFGSGGSDDGFGRGRAMTPAMARVAMRPGVRTAGTREVVHLEPGDRVSHDSFGLGSVVRVDGAGDKAVATIDFRDLGEKKLLLRYAPVEKL, encoded by the coding sequence ATGAGCACGCTCTTCGACCCCGTCGCCGACCTGCCGCAGGTCCCCGTCCTCGGCACGGTCCGGCAGCGCCACCCGAGCGGCGCCGCCCCGCGGCCCGACGTCGACGACCTGCTCGCGCAGCTCAACCCCGCCCAGCGCGAGGCCGTCACGCACACCGGCTCGCCGCTGCTCGTGGTCGCCGGCGCCGGCTCCGGCAAGACCCGCGTGCTCACGTACCGCATCGCCCACCTGCTCGCGGCGCGCGGGGTGCGGCCCGGCGAGGTGCTCGCCATCACGTTCACCAACAAGGCGGCCGCGGAGATGCGCGAGCGCGTCGAGGCGCTCGTCGGTCCGCGCGCGGAGCGGATGTGGGTCTCGACCTTCCACTCCGCCTCGGTGCGGATCCTCCGCTTCGAGGCGAAGCGCCTCGGTCTGCGGTCGAGCTTCTCGATCTACGACGCCGCCGACACCCAGCGCCTGGTCGGCATCACCGTCCGCGACCTCGACCTCGACCCCAAGCGGTACCCGGCCCGCGCGCTCGCGGCGCGGATGAGCAACCTCAAGAACGAGCTCGTCGACCCCGACGCGTACGCGGCGAAGGTCGCCGACGGCACCGCGGACGAGCTCGTGCTGCTCGACGTCTACCGCGGGTACACGCGGCGGCTGCAGCAGGCGAACGCGCTCGACTTCGACGACCTCATCATGCGGACCGTCGAGCTGTTCCAGACGTTCCCCGAGGTCGCCGAGCACTACCGGCGCCGGTTCCGCCACGTGCTCGTCGACGAGTACCAGGACACGAACCACGCGCAGTACACGCTGGTCCGCGAGCTGGTCGGCGGCTACGACAAGGAGCTGCCCGGGACCGACCGCGAGGCCGAGCACCACCCGACGCCGCCGACCGGGTCCGCCCCGCCCGTCGGCCCGAGCGAGCTGACGGTCGTCGGCGACGCCGACCAGTCGATCTACGCGTTCCGCGGCGCGACGATCCGCAACATCGAGGAGTTCGAGGCGGACTACCCGGACGCCCACGTCGTCCTGCTCGAGCAGAACTACCGCTCGACGCAGACCGTCCTCGACGCGGCCAACGCCGTCATCGCCCGCAACCCCAACCGCAAGGACAAGCGGTTGTTCACCGACGCGGGCGCGGGGGAGAAGATCGTCGGCTACGTCGCGGACTCCGAGCACGACGAGGCGGCCTTCGTCGTGGAGGAGATCGACCGGCTCCGCGACGAGCACGGCCTGTCCTACGGGGACGTCGCCGTGTTCTACCGGACCAACAACCAGTCCCGCGCGGTGGAGGAGGTGCTCGTCCGCACCGGCGTGCCGTACGTCGTCGTGGGCGGCACGCGGTTCTACGAGCGCCGCGAGGTCAAGGACGCGCTCGCGTACCTGCGGGCACTGAGCAACCCGGACGACTCCGTCAACCTGCGACGCGTGCTCAACGTGCCCAAGCGCGGCATCGGCGACCGGGCCGAGGCGCTCGTCGCGGGCTTCGCCGAGTCGCAGGGGCTGTCCTTCGGTGCGGCTCTCGACCGTCTCGACGACGTGCCGGGCCTGGCCGCGCGCTCGTACAACGCCGTCGCGGGCTTCGTCGCGCTCATGGCCGAGCTGCGCGCGCTCGTCGCCGAGGGCGCGGCCGTCGCCACCGTGCTGCAGGCGGCGCTGGACCGGACCGGCTACCTCACCGAGCTGAGGACCAGCCGCGACCCGCAGGACGAGGGCCGGCTCGACAACCTGTCGGAGCTCGTCGGCGTCGCGGAGGAGTACGACGCCGGCAACCCCGACGGCACGCTCGCGGAGTTCCTCGAGCGCACCTCGCTCGTCGCCGACAGCGACGACATCCCCGACGCGCCCGAGGCGGCCGACGAGCGCGACCGCGGCAGCGTCACCCTCATGACGCTGCACACGGCGAAGGGCCTGGAGTTCCCGGTCGTCTTCCTCACCGGCATGGAGGACGGCACGTTCCCCCACATGCGCAGCCTCGACGATCCGCTCGGGATCGCCGAGGAGCGGCGCCTCGCCTACGTCGGCATCACGCGCGCGCGGCAGCGGCTGTACCTCTCCCGCGCCGGCGTCCGCAGCGCGTGGGGCCAGCCGCAGTACCTGCCGGCCAGCCGCTTCCTCGAGGAGGTGCCGAAGGCGCTCGTCGAGTGGCGGCGCACCCAGTCCGCGGTCGACACGGCGGGCACCGGGTGGGGCGGGCGCGGCTCCGGCTTCGGCTCCGGCGGGTCCGACGACGGCTTCGGCCGCGGTCGCGCGATGACGCCCGCGATGGCGCGGGTCGCGATGCGGCCCGGGGTGCGGACGGCCGGCACGCGCGAGGTCGTCCACCTCGAGCCGGGCGACCGGGTCAGCCACGACTCCTTCGGCCTCGGCTCCGTCGTCCGCGTGGACGGGGCGGGCGACAAGGCCGTCGCGACGATCGACTTCCGCGACCTCGGCGAGAAGAAGCTGCTGCTGCGCTACGCGCCGGTCGAGAAGCTCTAG
- a CDS encoding peptidase, with amino-acid sequence MRTRGGDQADDGARPRSVGIAPLHRAEDGLAGFLVSGRWPDSTREWVHLLTLAVRVATTPGLLPTTSLFSADETRPDDDRVPDAVGLVRLVGRALDPGVAQRRPAGPPVALLLLHPPAETPTTTPDVDVVASGCVLLPGAPHLGLDHRAAWVEAEPDGTVTRLVSRRGIDPAADVDTAVLAMLMAA; translated from the coding sequence GTGCGGACCCGCGGAGGAGACCAGGCGGACGACGGCGCGCGCCCGCGCAGCGTGGGGATCGCGCCACTGCACCGGGCGGAGGACGGCCTCGCGGGCTTCCTCGTCTCCGGGCGCTGGCCCGACAGCACCCGCGAGTGGGTGCACCTGCTCACCCTGGCCGTCCGCGTCGCCACCACGCCCGGGCTGCTGCCCACCACCAGCCTCTTCAGCGCCGACGAGACCCGGCCGGACGACGACCGCGTCCCCGACGCGGTCGGCCTCGTCCGTCTCGTGGGGCGCGCGCTCGACCCCGGCGTCGCGCAGCGCCGGCCCGCGGGACCGCCCGTCGCGCTCCTGCTGCTGCACCCGCCGGCGGAGACCCCCACCACCACGCCGGACGTCGACGTCGTCGCGAGCGGCTGCGTGCTCCTGCCCGGCGCGCCGCACCTCGGCCTGGACCACCGGGCCGCGTGGGTCGAGGCCGAGCCGGACGGCACCGTCACCAGGCTCGTGAGCCGCCGCGGCATCGACCCCGCCGCCGACGTGGACACGGCCGTGCTCGCCATGCTCATGGCGGCCTGA
- a CDS encoding DUF3817 domain-containing protein: MSAALTRFRVVAWVVGSFLLLLTVGILLRYTDLFGFRTDVLSRTVSPIHGFGYMVYLATGIDLASRRRWRPLTTLGVLLAGTVPFLSFWAERRVTADVRAELTRRDAAAAGTSTGTAA; encoded by the coding sequence GTGAGCGCCGCACTGACGAGGTTCCGCGTGGTCGCGTGGGTGGTGGGGTCGTTCCTGCTGCTGCTGACGGTCGGCATCCTGCTGCGCTACACCGACCTGTTCGGCTTCCGCACCGACGTGCTGTCGCGGACCGTCAGCCCGATCCACGGCTTCGGCTACATGGTGTACCTGGCGACCGGCATCGACCTCGCGAGCCGCCGGCGCTGGCGCCCCCTCACGACGCTCGGGGTGCTGCTGGCCGGGACGGTCCCGTTCCTGTCGTTCTGGGCCGAGCGGCGTGTCACGGCCGACGTGCGCGCGGAGCTCACCCGGCGCGACGCCGCCGCGGCGGGCACCTCGACCGGCACCGCGGCGTGA
- a CDS encoding glutathione S-transferase family protein, translating into MSTTAPAQFASETSSRGEWVRQGNRFTDRVTRDSTSAPGEGPDDQGRWPVEAGRYRLVVSLACPWAHRSVIVRRLLGLEDVISLAVVDPVRDEKGWRFTLDPDGRDPVLGTRYLSETYLASDPDYAGRVTVPCLVDTVTGRVVTNDYPQLTLDLSTEWVEHHRPGPDGTVPDLWPADERADMQPLIDDVYADVNNGVYRCGFATTQEAYEEAFDRLFARLDALEERLADRRFLMGEEPREVDVRLFTTLVRFDAVYHGHFKCNRQKLTELPNLWRYARELWARPGWGDTVDLDHIQRHYYVTHEQLNPTRIVPKGPDRSVWTLPAGSSSR; encoded by the coding sequence GTGAGCACGACGGCCCCCGCGCAGTTCGCGTCCGAGACCTCCTCCCGCGGGGAGTGGGTGCGCCAGGGCAACCGCTTCACCGACCGCGTCACCCGTGACAGCACGTCCGCGCCCGGCGAGGGCCCCGACGACCAGGGGCGCTGGCCCGTCGAGGCGGGCCGGTACCGGCTCGTCGTGTCGCTCGCGTGCCCGTGGGCCCACCGCTCCGTCATCGTGCGCCGGCTGCTCGGGCTGGAGGACGTGATCTCGCTCGCCGTCGTCGACCCGGTGCGCGACGAGAAGGGCTGGCGGTTCACGCTCGACCCCGACGGTCGTGACCCCGTGCTCGGCACCCGCTACCTGTCGGAGACGTACCTCGCGAGCGACCCCGACTACGCCGGCCGCGTGACGGTGCCGTGCCTCGTCGACACCGTCACGGGCCGCGTGGTGACCAACGACTACCCGCAGCTCACCCTCGACCTGTCGACGGAGTGGGTCGAGCACCACCGGCCCGGTCCGGACGGGACGGTCCCCGACCTGTGGCCGGCCGACGAGCGGGCCGACATGCAGCCGCTCATCGACGACGTCTACGCGGACGTCAACAACGGCGTGTACCGGTGCGGCTTCGCCACCACGCAGGAGGCGTACGAGGAGGCCTTCGACCGGCTGTTCGCCCGGCTGGACGCGCTCGAGGAGCGGCTCGCCGACCGCCGCTTCCTCATGGGCGAGGAGCCCCGGGAGGTCGACGTACGGCTCTTCACCACCCTCGTCCGCTTCGACGCCGTCTACCACGGCCACTTCAAGTGCAACCGGCAGAAGCTCACCGAGCTGCCGAACCTGTGGCGCTACGCCCGCGAGCTGTGGGCCCGGCCCGGCTGGGGCGACACCGTCGACCTCGACCACATCCAGCGTCACTACTACGTCACGCACGAGCAGCTGAACCCCACCCGGATCGTGCCGAAGGGTCCGGACCGCTCGGTGTGGACGCTCCCGGCGGGGTCGTCCTCCCGCTGA
- a CDS encoding NUDIX hydrolase, which yields MSGLRPVQRLASYAVVHPGPDPDHVLLVRAPRTSDLAGRWFLPGGGVDHGEHPADAVVREVHEETGLRVRPTGVRAVLDDVVDLPHRGLQVHTVRVVHDVEVLGGTLRPEAGSAPEDLLSVTPAEADALPLTPYVGLALGLAGRELGDLHVREDLLQPLSGAPAAEPRHPGAPGEQPALRRLRVGVYGVALRGRGVDQELLLTSIADRAAGAGLWTLPGGGLDHGEAVPEALVREVHEETGLPVSSPRLLGVSSTHFTGRAPSGVLEDFHGVRVVYAVDVPADVEPEVVEVDGSTEAVRWVGVHDLAALPRTRLVDDALDLLGHPAARTLGR from the coding sequence GTGAGCGGGCTGCGGCCGGTCCAGCGGCTCGCCTCCTATGCGGTCGTGCACCCGGGGCCGGACCCGGACCACGTGCTGCTCGTGCGGGCGCCGCGGACCTCCGACCTCGCCGGACGGTGGTTCCTGCCCGGCGGGGGCGTCGACCACGGGGAGCACCCGGCCGACGCGGTCGTCCGCGAGGTGCACGAGGAGACCGGGCTGCGGGTGCGACCGACCGGCGTGCGCGCGGTGCTCGACGACGTGGTCGACCTGCCTCACCGCGGCCTGCAGGTGCACACCGTCCGGGTCGTGCACGACGTGGAGGTCCTCGGCGGGACGCTCCGGCCGGAGGCCGGGTCGGCGCCGGAGGACCTGCTGAGCGTCACCCCGGCCGAGGCGGACGCGCTGCCCCTCACCCCCTACGTCGGTCTCGCCCTCGGCCTCGCCGGGCGGGAGCTCGGCGACCTCCACGTGCGGGAGGACCTCCTGCAGCCGCTGTCCGGGGCGCCGGCGGCCGAGCCCCGGCACCCGGGCGCGCCGGGGGAGCAGCCGGCGCTGCGTCGGCTGCGGGTCGGCGTCTACGGCGTGGCGCTGCGGGGCCGAGGCGTCGACCAGGAGCTGCTCCTCACCTCCATCGCCGACCGCGCGGCCGGTGCCGGGCTGTGGACGCTGCCCGGCGGCGGTCTCGACCACGGCGAGGCGGTGCCGGAGGCGCTCGTGCGCGAGGTGCACGAGGAGACCGGGCTGCCGGTGTCGTCGCCCCGGCTGCTCGGGGTGTCCAGCACCCACTTCACGGGCCGCGCCCCCAGCGGCGTGCTCGAGGACTTCCACGGCGTGCGCGTCGTGTACGCCGTCGACGTCCCGGCCGACGTCGAGCCCGAGGTCGTCGAGGTCGACGGCTCGACCGAGGCCGTGCGCTGGGTCGGCGTCCACGACCTCGCGGCACTGCCGCGCACGCGGCTCGTGGACGACGCCCTCGACCTGCTCGGCCACCCGGCCGCTCGTACGCTCGGTCGGTGA
- a CDS encoding esterase/lipase family protein — protein MWAGGHLPRRTHRGLGAALEVVWNGAHALTWPVQVPLRLLGSSGSALSLADPAPDGEHPLVVPRQGAGDTEPDRPVVLVHGIGDNPSLFPAVRAELARRGHDHVVAVDYSPERDDVRAVAADLGRHVEALAGSRGVDVVAHSLGGLIARYYVQRLGGHEHVRTLATAGTPHHGTRTAHLLPTRLGRQLRPRSDLYAELDEPAPGVRTRFVCLASGIDHVILPRTSSLLAHPDLPAEHTVLPDIGHMSLAIHPASVGLLADAVADGA, from the coding sequence GTGTGGGCGGGCGGCCACCTGCCCCGGCGGACCCACCGCGGCCTCGGTGCCGCGCTGGAGGTCGTGTGGAACGGCGCCCACGCCCTCACGTGGCCCGTGCAGGTGCCGCTGCGCCTGCTCGGCAGCAGCGGCTCCGCGCTGAGCCTCGCCGACCCGGCGCCGGACGGCGAGCACCCCCTCGTCGTCCCGCGGCAGGGCGCGGGCGACACCGAGCCGGACCGGCCGGTCGTCCTCGTCCACGGCATCGGCGACAACCCGTCGCTGTTCCCGGCGGTGCGCGCCGAGCTCGCCCGCCGCGGGCACGACCACGTGGTGGCGGTGGACTACTCCCCCGAGCGCGACGACGTGCGAGCGGTCGCGGCGGACCTCGGCCGCCACGTCGAGGCGCTCGCGGGCTCCCGGGGCGTCGACGTGGTCGCGCACTCCCTCGGTGGGCTCATCGCCCGCTACTACGTGCAGCGTCTCGGCGGGCACGAGCACGTGCGCACGCTCGCGACCGCCGGCACCCCGCACCACGGCACGCGGACGGCGCACCTGCTGCCGACGCGGCTCGGCCGACAGCTGCGGCCGCGCAGCGACCTCTACGCCGAGCTCGACGAGCCGGCACCCGGGGTCCGGACCCGGTTCGTCTGCCTCGCGTCGGGCATCGACCACGTCATCCTGCCGAGGACGTCGTCGCTGCTCGCCCACCCCGACCTGCCGGCCGAGCACACCGTGCTGCCGGACATCGGGCACATGAGCCTCGCGATCCACCCCGCCTCGGTGGGCCTGCTCGCGGACGCCGTCGCCGACGGCGCCTGA
- a CDS encoding M36 family metallopeptidase yields MRSRRTAALTAPVVLGALLVAPLPGLAAETADGPTGTALTGPSEADAVDIAVEYLRSAAGRHGVTDADVSDVEVRSAYRSRHNGVTHVNVYQRHEGLEVFGGTATVNVAADGSVLHVGSTLVRDLSGAERAEATGAVAAVEAAAEELDLAEPEDLRPAVAARTAEPGEVVLTDGGISEEPIPTRLGWQPTEAGLVAAYQVVIDDVDSPDLWNAVVDAETGELLQADNWTVEHTHDQLASTLARGAATGTQLETGLTDEHADEHTDEHGGEVLSGSHAPAERVEDGSSYRVYEIPKESPNDGPRTLVENPADAASSPFGWHDTDGVAGPEFTTTRGNNVHAYLDRDNNGVPDAGADVDGGAGLDFDFELDLSLDPGGYQPAAVTNLFYLNNVIHDVMHGYGFDEVSGNFQATNYTGAGRGGDAVRAEAQDGGGTNNANFSTPAADGSSPRMQMYLWNPGGGVLPYQVVVDAPSSAAGTYGASGAGYGPEPTVEGLSGAFALAEDGSGTNEGCSPLVGFPAGAIAVVDRGTCSFVVKTANADAAGASAVVVVNNTPGNPISLGGSLDTDIPSVMVRQEDGQVLKAGLPATGAVRADEDIPPMRDGDLENGIVIHEYGHGISNRLTGGLDVNCLSGNEQMGEGWSDFYAIVMLMDPSVDDPEGARGMGPYALYQDDRSGGGIRPAPYSRDMTIQPATYDRIRTGGWVGGTSLAVPHGIGHTWAAVLWDMTWDLVDRHGFNDNVYDTWDAGGNNRSLQYVTDGLKMQGCAPGFVAGRDGIIAASEALGGEDTCLIWNAFARRGLGYSAEQGTTNRDDNTEAFDVPPTCAAPGAGVLSPRAGADGFVTRDAGAAVPVEFSLGGARGLDVLKPSHSPASREVSCDTGEVVQYAVTTPADGPGETVLRYNRARDRYTYLWETEEAWAGTCRELVIVLEDGTQHTLQVRLTEAG; encoded by the coding sequence GTGAGGTCGAGGCGCACCGCCGCGCTCACCGCCCCCGTCGTGCTCGGGGCCCTGCTCGTGGCCCCGTTGCCCGGTCTGGCCGCCGAGACCGCCGACGGCCCGACCGGCACCGCCCTGACCGGCCCGTCGGAGGCCGACGCGGTCGACATCGCGGTCGAGTACCTGCGCTCCGCGGCCGGCCGGCACGGCGTCACCGACGCCGACGTGTCCGACGTCGAGGTGCGCTCCGCCTACCGCAGCCGCCACAACGGCGTCACCCACGTCAACGTCTACCAGCGCCACGAGGGCCTGGAGGTGTTCGGCGGCACCGCCACGGTCAACGTCGCCGCCGACGGCAGCGTCCTGCACGTCGGCAGCACGCTCGTGCGGGACCTGTCCGGCGCCGAGCGCGCCGAGGCCACCGGTGCGGTGGCCGCGGTCGAGGCGGCGGCCGAGGAGCTCGACCTCGCCGAGCCGGAGGACCTGCGCCCGGCGGTGGCGGCGCGCACCGCCGAGCCGGGCGAGGTGGTCCTCACCGACGGCGGGATCTCCGAGGAGCCGATCCCGACGCGGCTGGGCTGGCAGCCGACCGAGGCCGGGCTGGTCGCCGCCTACCAGGTGGTCATCGACGACGTCGACAGCCCCGACCTGTGGAACGCCGTCGTCGACGCGGAGACCGGCGAGCTGCTGCAGGCCGACAACTGGACGGTCGAGCACACCCACGACCAGCTCGCGAGCACGCTCGCCCGCGGCGCGGCCACCGGCACCCAGCTGGAGACCGGCCTCACCGACGAGCACGCCGACGAGCACACCGACGAGCACGGGGGCGAGGTCCTCAGCGGGTCGCACGCCCCCGCCGAGCGCGTCGAGGACGGCTCGTCGTACCGCGTGTACGAGATCCCGAAGGAGAGCCCGAACGACGGTCCGCGCACGCTCGTGGAGAACCCCGCCGACGCGGCGTCCTCGCCGTTCGGCTGGCACGACACCGACGGCGTCGCCGGGCCGGAGTTCACGACCACGCGCGGCAACAACGTCCACGCCTACCTCGACCGGGACAACAACGGGGTGCCCGACGCGGGCGCCGACGTCGACGGCGGCGCGGGGCTCGACTTCGACTTCGAGCTCGACCTGTCGCTGGACCCGGGGGGTTACCAGCCGGCGGCGGTGACGAACCTCTTCTACCTCAACAACGTCATCCACGACGTCATGCACGGGTACGGCTTCGACGAGGTCTCCGGCAACTTCCAGGCGACCAACTACACCGGCGCCGGCCGGGGCGGCGACGCCGTGCGCGCCGAGGCGCAGGACGGCGGGGGCACGAACAACGCCAACTTCTCCACGCCCGCCGCGGACGGCTCGTCCCCCCGCATGCAGATGTACCTGTGGAACCCCGGTGGCGGGGTCCTGCCCTACCAGGTCGTCGTCGATGCGCCGTCGTCCGCCGCGGGCACGTACGGCGCGAGCGGTGCCGGCTACGGTCCCGAGCCCACCGTCGAGGGCCTGAGCGGCGCCTTCGCCCTGGCCGAGGACGGCAGCGGCACCAACGAGGGCTGCTCACCCCTCGTCGGCTTCCCGGCCGGCGCCATCGCCGTCGTCGACCGCGGTACGTGCTCGTTCGTCGTCAAGACGGCCAACGCCGACGCCGCCGGGGCGAGCGCCGTCGTCGTCGTCAACAACACGCCCGGCAACCCGATCTCGCTCGGCGGCAGCCTCGACACCGACATCCCGTCCGTCATGGTGCGGCAGGAGGACGGCCAGGTCCTCAAGGCCGGCCTGCCCGCGACCGGTGCGGTGAGGGCGGACGAGGACATCCCCCCGATGCGCGACGGCGACCTGGAGAACGGGATCGTCATCCACGAGTACGGCCACGGCATCTCCAACCGCCTCACCGGCGGGCTCGACGTCAACTGCCTGTCGGGCAACGAGCAGATGGGCGAGGGCTGGAGCGACTTCTACGCGATCGTCATGCTCATGGACCCCTCGGTCGACGACCCCGAGGGCGCCCGCGGCATGGGCCCGTACGCGCTGTACCAGGACGACCGCTCCGGCGGGGGCATCCGTCCGGCGCCGTACTCGCGCGACATGACGATCCAGCCGGCGACCTACGACCGGATCAGGACCGGCGGCTGGGTCGGCGGCACGTCGCTCGCGGTGCCGCACGGCATCGGTCACACGTGGGCCGCGGTGCTGTGGGACATGACGTGGGACCTCGTGGACCGTCACGGGTTCAACGACAACGTCTACGACACGTGGGACGCCGGCGGCAACAACCGGTCCCTGCAGTACGTGACCGACGGGCTCAAGATGCAGGGCTGCGCGCCCGGGTTCGTCGCCGGCCGCGACGGGATCATCGCGGCGTCGGAGGCGCTCGGCGGCGAGGACACGTGCCTCATCTGGAACGCCTTCGCCCGCCGTGGGCTCGGGTACAGCGCCGAGCAGGGCACGACCAACCGCGACGACAACACCGAGGCCTTCGACGTGCCGCCGACCTGCGCGGCGCCCGGGGCCGGGGTCCTCAGCCCGCGGGCCGGGGCCGACGGGTTCGTCACGCGCGACGCGGGCGCGGCCGTCCCGGTCGAGTTCTCCCTCGGCGGGGCGCGCGGCCTCGACGTGCTGAAGCCGTCGCACTCGCCGGCCTCTCGCGAGGTGTCGTGCGACACCGGCGAGGTCGTGCAGTACGCCGTCACCACCCCAGCGGACGGACCCGGCGAGACGGTGCTGCGGTACAACCGCGCCCGCGACCGGTACACGTACCTGTGGGAGACCGAGGAGGCGTGGGCGGGCACCTGCCGCGAGCTCGTGATCGTGCTGGAGGACGGCACGCAGCACACCCTGCAGGTGCGCCTCACCGAGGCGGGCTGA
- a CDS encoding SURF1 family protein: protein MLRTLLTWRWVALTAVLVAAVAGMVWLGQWQWGRSAPESTRPVADPTTLGPADVAALPRVQDLVGVGALPLQRDPGRLVVAEGRWVPERTLLLADRDGEGGRAGEPGRWVVTAVRLDGTVDGHAGVLVPVVRGWVPADPGSPAAPVPAPPTGPVRVVGWLQAPEPLDLPVDIVQPEGVVPLLATADLVNRWPEELVGGFVVQAAGAPGAEGPPTGPAADQPVPLAGPPDAARVSRDWRNLAYSLQWFVFAGFAVVLWARMLRDDVARQEAAAEAAALERRRAAGTQPEAGRAPVPTERSAP from the coding sequence GTGCTCCGGACCCTGCTCACGTGGCGCTGGGTCGCGCTGACCGCGGTGCTCGTCGCCGCCGTCGCCGGCATGGTGTGGCTCGGGCAGTGGCAGTGGGGCCGCAGCGCCCCAGAGAGCACGCGCCCGGTCGCCGACCCCACCACGCTGGGCCCCGCCGACGTCGCCGCCCTGCCGCGCGTGCAGGACCTGGTCGGCGTCGGTGCGCTGCCGCTGCAGCGCGACCCGGGCCGTCTCGTCGTCGCCGAGGGACGGTGGGTGCCCGAACGCACGCTGCTGCTCGCCGACCGCGACGGCGAGGGCGGGCGGGCCGGTGAGCCCGGTCGCTGGGTCGTGACCGCCGTGCGGCTGGACGGGACCGTGGACGGCCACGCCGGGGTGCTCGTGCCGGTCGTGCGCGGCTGGGTGCCCGCCGACCCGGGATCTCCCGCCGCGCCGGTCCCCGCCCCACCCACCGGTCCCGTCAGGGTCGTCGGCTGGCTGCAGGCGCCGGAGCCGCTCGACCTGCCCGTCGACATCGTGCAGCCGGAGGGCGTCGTCCCGCTGCTCGCGACCGCGGACCTCGTCAACCGCTGGCCCGAGGAGCTGGTCGGCGGCTTCGTCGTCCAGGCGGCCGGGGCGCCGGGCGCGGAGGGCCCGCCGACGGGTCCCGCCGCCGACCAGCCCGTGCCGCTGGCCGGCCCGCCGGACGCGGCCCGGGTGTCGCGGGACTGGCGCAACCTCGCGTACTCCCTGCAGTGGTTCGTCTTCGCCGGCTTCGCCGTCGTCCTGTGGGCGCGCATGCTCCGCGACGACGTCGCCCGGCAGGAGGCCGCCGCCGAGGCGGCCGCGCTCGAGCGGCGCCGCGCCGCCGGGACCCAGCCCGAGGCGGGCCGTGCGCCCGTCCCCACCGAGAGGAGCGCCCCGTGA